The Gadus macrocephalus chromosome 13, ASM3116895v1 genome includes a window with the following:
- the chd6 gene encoding chromodomain-helicase-DNA-binding protein 6 isoform X1 — MKIHKKDKQQMHGGLLKHTPSSSTAAASSSSDQNSSNAQTTLPTIPRGQLVLGPKDQLRLLNPVGATATTNHITGHASRHSGGGRGSDEEDGGGGRAGARVKKKRKKKEKREKEKAEKEERESRKPKKRREEKEREKEVETPPPPGRRWKEGRKASQRVELKRAAERKDLSQVPVKVPAKRGRKPKIKIIPPAPPPATDAEAVPMPLPTLVVSTKAGGHPRIQTSLAQAKAQKPSQPPAHKHPPAPRQTPTPKHSPANKHAPATRHLTTPRQAPAPKQTPASKHPAAPRNPPAPKNPPAPKQRGRKPRDPGVAPVEKKKKGKRRNQEVVVPEGPESDDAASVSTLTLGGDDSQDPLDHTKRRSGRQVKRRKYNEDLDFKVVDDDGETIAVLGTGRIGAFNATALAWQAEEPPEDEANIIEKILNVRTVKKEGASSEEVEDEAEEFYVKYRNFSYMHCKWATLDELEKDPRIHQKIKRFRTKHAQMKHLFIEPDEDLFNPDYIEVDRILEVAVTTDTETGEEVTHYLVKWCSLSYEEATWELQEDLDASKIKEFEEIQKIPADLRYIERPLPDKWQKLEHSKDYRGANQLREYQLEGMNWLLFNWYHRKNCILADEMGLGKTIQSITFLYEMFSLGIRGPFLVIAPLSTITNWEREFRTWTPLNAIVYHGSQISRQMILQYEMFYRDPQGNSIPGVLKFHGVITTFEMIMADCPELKKLHWRCVVIDEAHRLKNRNCKLLEGLKMMNLEHKVLLTGTPLQNSVEELFSLLNFLEPLQFPSESTFLEEFGDLKTEEQVKKLQAILKPMMLRRLKDDVEKNLAPKEETIIEVELTNMQKKYYRAILEKNFSFLSKGANQHNMPNLINTMMELRKCCNHPYLITGAEEKILDSFRKSHSPDAWDFQLQAMIQGAGKLVLIDKLLPKLLAGGHKVLVFSQMVRCLDILEDYLIQRRYTYERIDGRVRGNLRQAAIDRFSRPDSDRFVFLLCTRAGGLGINLTAADTCIIFDSDWNPQNDLQAQARCHRIGQSKAVKVYRLITRNSYEREMFDKASLKLGLDKAVLQDINRKGSVNGTQQLSKLEVEDLLRKGAYGALMDDEDEGSKFCEEDIDQILQRRTQTITIESEGKGSTFAKASFVSSGNRTDISLDDPNFWAKWAKIAELEIDSKSEKESLVIDTPRVRKQTRHYNSFEDDELMEFSELDSDSEERPSRSRRLGERARRYLRAECFRVEKNLLIFGWGRWKDILNHGRFKWHLTENDMEAVCRALLVYCLRHYKGDDKIKSFIWDLITPSKEGQDQALMNHSGLSVPVPRGRKGKKLKNQLNAPEVKSADWLVHCNPEVVLQDDSYKKHLKQHCNKVLLRVRMLYYLKVEVLGEAANQALEGIPASKLEVALPDIDYIEIPAGWWDREADKSLLIGVHKHGYERYMAMRADPELCFLERVGMPDAMALSAEHTAGEGGAEAADSVCKSEEMKDETELKDETEMKDETEIKPDGGEEREEREEVEQREEGEQREEGEQKEEREGGEQKEEGEQRQEREVEEPREDEPREDEEEREEGNKGEASSSTLVKPDDATAPADSESAGEPGVLDEAPAVTMTTAAPLPPPLITDTMATALVMATPGTGSGTGSGVAELQLVQAGPRPPTWPAGPALTARLRRLVAAYQRFTLRREPLPLRPDYLMHDGLVGMTMGGGGLQQQQHHQQQQHQQQQQQQQHQQFLHQHTHHSHHGGAGGPLAWQLGEELRRCSVVATETDPLFLEWQRRWTRREQADFYRTVSSFGVVYDPERKAFDWSTFRALARLERKTDQSLERYFSSFVNMCRTACRLPPRKDEGLMDAAVFVEPLTEERAARTLYRIELLRKIREQVLRHPLLSARLQLCRPSLYLPVWWEGGKHDRDLLIGAARHGLSRTDYFILNDPQLTFLDAHRNYVQKESQAAVLAGYGPHHHLHAAAQHHHHHHHHHHPAAAVSSSSSSTSSSSAHPQLPHPHCCLYDSGLGCHSPQPPEYPHPHSTPPPVPSHPHHHHPHPHLHPANPDGAQGSASPGLAMVSGPRADFLDCPPLDDGLELGSLSADALHGGKASKEALNGFPFNSAAGGQSMLNSYGLGGPGLGSKLRSDVLVGQQGSSEETGLMAPSVELDRLQAPWDGTDHSSPAHHMFNEADPILGPPTLEPGFLEEDEEEAQGPDPGGEEGGTLEECLGLPPPSSSHPSAEDAGEPLSSSYMLFKDIGVSEEASADHTDLSTSPPPPYVPPPPLSLSDITAPDPHDRLGHSDVTEPLANHDEDEGSRQTGSGVFEFDDKEEVEEMDTDDLERNLDPTEDQVLGHGESSTHQADDHSLGLLDGPSLVGGPIIAMTPEPDMEAGEEDSMETPPQPSPDLLEPPCSGEDLENMAQEELGSLGRLELKTAGDPMEEEEKQGEDVLDGLGLGHRIEQNGMDGCSQDIPSADLPLMEGMPEGSSAERTPMTPEVPDDDNLGQAISLPPDSALSPCDHDAEVVTGQPEPHKGELQQNLYAAQSIIHWSTSDSSPTDLSMSAFERNEKAGFQQSQHGVVDQDDMANARRICEDKPGQLGLDGKFSAWQEDSKPHLVGRPIKKEETKGEAMEEELPLYPHNAPDVKPPNLLGYTVKTEGLVPKTEQFEFSVKPEEMESKSEDLSFSTKAENHLQFSSYGSGIKSESKPGSVDLVGYPDCNELKPETKSEGLGFDGYPHSSEIKPEPKPEGVGFTAYPDTKVETKREFLEADSTVQTHKLEQGEGLAEAPESPQVKVQMKEERPKSPVPVVESYPPSPRFASSLAMCELPDSLHDAREPTIAQLLQEKALYSFSEWPKDRVIINRLDSICHAVLKGKWPSSSQQYDSPSSLAANPCLANSLAQHHPLRAGYLPTTAPCSISAGPTGPHQARLQQPSPGLAFSIPPPLTRLPKYKARGGASGRGQWRLTSLPLLQERLVAPPYLPELKRAGGRRPYDYEAAILASASKTSASSSSSLSGAVGGDKPPLVAPPSHRAGGPMLLNGWQEVAIDLTKPSGDMAGGTRTSSSSSMGGGGGAMTTMTTTTMAGSGHKLPPPITAPLGGLDMAGILQAGLIHPVTGQIVNGNTRGDDSLRRRRGRRRNMEALYSEFAKSRGLQLQEAMGRVEAVSHSSVSSSTSSPSPSPSDRPPGPPTPSSSCSTPTPAPTPPQTDTLAADRQAASKGLLDWLRQNPGYSMDLPAFAHSGLHGLVERPKQRRHRCKDPTKLDVSSLTGEERVPVVHRGTGRRLGGAMAPAIKELSQWLDANSEYYVAPDWADVIKTSGFLPEVKFGRILTEPIHRDPGSRRRGRRPRSEMPKPLLSVSEASGLAPPLFLNGGMMGSMDSMVAMQNLRAGLPGIPISGIMAAGFPHGFAAAVSAAGAGGSSSEDGKNGLSMLPMMLHHSMSHPQHAMFSVGALMSPHPSSSSAGTAMVTTTTTVQSASGDLSPSPSQRSMTPAERDGSSPSSRLGGGGGGGEGKDRRREEKGGCGGGGGGAGGDGGQRLSGADAVAIITSSSGGHLTSSHLSSGHLTSQGGHLSLQGGHLTSGHMTSQGGHLGFNPFLIPSMSHGLLYPHMFLPHGGVMTLPAMPPTPPNGPPAGSPKRRRKRVREEERFREEESEARGAEERDAAAQAEAEALLHPSSSSSSSLVLPSSSSSSSLSDPPAANQNPITREPQPPNPPPTGGCSGEQREEAGEGGEEVERGVEMRRGEELEGGEEVAGAVVTREEEEEKEVCEPDRRMEGEEG; from the exons AGATCCCGGCGTGGCCCcagtggagaagaagaagaaggggaagaggagaaaccaggaggtggtggtcccaGAGGGGCCAGAGAGCGACGACGCAGCCTCAGTATCCACCCTGACCCTGGGGGGAGATGACAGCCAGGACCCCCTAGATCACACG AAGCGGCGGTCGGGCCGGcaggtgaagaggaggaagtACAACGAGGACCTGGACTTCAAGGTGGTGGACGACGACGGGGAGACCATCGCCGTGCTGGGGACCGGACGCATCGGGGCCTTCAACGCCACGGCGCTCGCCTGGCAGGCCGAG gagCCACCTGAAGATGAGGCAAACATCATCGAGAAAATTCTGAACGTCAGAACAGTGAAGAaggag ggtgCTTCTTCAGAGGAGGTCGAAGATGAAGCAGAGGAGTTCTACGTCAAGTACCGAAACTT CTCGTACATGCACTGTAAATGGGCCACGCTGGATGAGCTGGAGAAAGACCCACGCATCCACCAGAAGATCAAACGCTTCCGAACCAAGCACGCCCAGATGAAACACCTGTTTATTGAG ccGGATGAGGATTTATTTAATCCAGACTACATAGAAGTAGACAGAATTCTGGAGGTAGCTGTTACCACGGATACTGAGACAGGCGAG GAAGTCACCCACTACTTGGTCAAGTGGTGCAGTCTGTCCTATGAGGAGGCTACCTGGGAGCTACAGGAGGACCTGGACGCCTCCAAGATCAAAGAGTTTGAGGAGATCCAGAAAATACCTGCTGACCTCCGATACata GAGCGACCCCTCCCTGATAAGTGGCAGAAGCTGGAGCACTCCAAAGACTACCGCGGGGCCAACCAGCTCCGAGAATACCAGCTGGAGGGCATGAACTGGCTGCTCTTCAACTGGTACCATCG GAAGAACTGCATCCTGGCCGACGAGATGGGTCTGGGGAAGACCATCCAGTCCATCACCTTCCTGTACGAGATGTTCAGCCTGGGCATCCGCGGGCCCTTCCTGGTCATTGCACCCctctccaccatcaccaactGGGAGCGGGAGTTCCGCACGTGGACCCCCCTCAACGCCATCGTCTACCACGGCTCCCAGATCAGCCGGCAGATGATCCTGCAGTACGAGATGTTCTACCGAGACCCCCAG ggGAACTCTATCCCAGGGGTGCTGAAGTTCCACGGGGTGATCACCACCTTCGAGATGATCATGGCCGACTGCCCCGAGCTGAAGAAGCTCCACTGGCGCTGCGTGGTCATCGACGAGGCCCACCGCCTCAAGAACCGCAACTGTAAGCTGCTGGAGGGCCTGAAGATGATGAACCTG GAACACAAGGTTCTGCTGACCGGCACTCCTCTGCAGAACTCTGTGGAGGAGCTGTTCAGTCTGCTGAACTTCCTGGAGCCGCTGCAGTTCCCCTCAGAGAGCACCTTCCTGGAGGAGTTTGGGGACCTGAAGACAGAGGAGCAG GTGAAGAAGCTACAGGCTATCTTGAAGCCCATGATGTTGAGGAGGCTGAAGGATGATGTAGAGAAGAACCTGGCACCTAAAGAAGAGACCATCATAGAG gtcgAGCTGACCAATATGCAGAAGAAATACTACCGGGCCATCCTGGAGAAGAACTTCTCCTTCTTGTCTAAAGGTGCCAACCAGCACAACATgcccaacctcatcaacaccaTGATGGAGCTACGCAAGTGCTGCAACCACCCCTACCTcatcacag GAGCGGAGGAGAAGATCCTGGACAGCTTCAGGAAGAGCCACAGCCCGGATGCGTGGGACTTCCAGCTGCAGGCCATGATCCAGGGTGCGGGGAAGCTGGTGCTGATAGACAAGCTGCTGCCCAAGCTGCTGGCCGGGGGGCACAAGGTGCTCGTCTTCTCCCAGATGGTCCGCTGCCTCGACATCCTGGAGGACTACCTCATCCAGAGACG CTACACGTACGAGCGCATCGACGGGCGCGTGCGTGGGAACCTCCGGCAGGCGGCCATCGATCGCTTCTCCCGGCCCGACTCGGACCGCTTTGTGTTCCTGCTGTGCAcgcgggcgggggggctgggAATCAACCTCACCGCCGCGGACACCTGCATCATCTTCGACTCCGACTGGAACCCCCAGAACGacctgcag GCTCAGGCGCGCTGCCACCGGATTGGCCAGTCGAAGGCGGTGAAGGTGTATCGACTGATCACCAGGAACTCGTATGAGAGGGAGATGTTTGATAAGGCCAGCCTGAAGCTGGGTCTGGACAAGGCTGTTCTCCAGGACATCAACCGCAAAGGCAGCGTCAACGGG ACGCAGCAGTTGTCtaagctggaggtggaggacctGCTGAGGAAGGGTGCGTACGGAGCCCTGAtggacgacgaggacgagggCTCCAAGTTCTGTGAGGAAGACATCGACCAGATCCTCCAGAGGAGAACCCAGACCATCACCATCGAGTCTGAGGGCAAGGGCTCCACCTTCGCCAAG GCCAGTTTTGTGTCTTCTGGGAACAGGACAGACATCTCCCTTGACGACCCCAACTTCTGGGCCAAGTGGGCCAAGATTGCGGAGTTGGAGATAGACTCCAAATCAGAGAAG gAGTCCCTGGTCATCGACACCCCGCGGGTGAGGAAGCAGACCCGCCACTACAACTCGTTTGAGGACGACGAGCTGATGGAGTTCTCTGAGCTGGACAGCGACTCGGAGGAACGCCCCAGTCGCTCGCGCCGGCTGGGCGAACGAGCGCGGCGCTACCTCCGCGCCGAGTGCTTCCGGGTCGAGAAGAATCTGCTCATCTTCGG ttGGGGGAGGTGGAAGGACATCTTGAACCACGGTCGGTTTAAGTGGCACCTGACAGAGAATGACATGGAGGCTGTCTGCAG GGCTCTACTGGTGTACTGCCTGAGACACTACAAAGGAGACGACAAGATCAAGAGCTTCATCTGGGACCTCATCACCCCCAGCAAGGAGGGCCAGGACCAGGCCTTGATGAACCACTCTG GTCTGTCGGTGCCAGTCCCTCGCGGCCGGAAGGGCAAGAAGCTGAAGAACCAGCTGAACGCCCCTGAGGTGAAGAGCGCTGATTGGCTGGTCCACTGCAACCCCGAGGTGGTCCTTCAGGACGACAGCTACAAGAAACACCTCAAACAGCACTGCAACAA ggTTCTGCTGAGGGTGCGGATGTTGTACTACCTAAAGGTGGAGGTGCTCGGAGAAGCGGCCAATCAGGCTCTGGAGGGAATCCCTGCCAG TAAGCTGGAGGTGGCTCTCCCGGACATCGACTACATCGAGATCCCGGCTGGCTGGtgggacagagaggcagacaagtCCCTCCTCATAGGAGTACACAAACACG GCTACGAGCGCTACATGGCTATGCGTGCGGACCCTGAGCTGTGCTTCCTGGAGAGGGTGGGCATGCCTGACGCTATGGCGCTATCCGCAGAACACACCgccggggagggaggggccgaGGCCGCAGACAg TGTGTGTAAGAGCGAGGAGATGAAGGATGAGACGGAGTTGAAGGATGAAACGGAGATGAAGGATGAGACGGAGATCAAGCCTgacggaggagaagagagggaggagagggaagaggttgagcagagggaagagggggagcagagagaagagggggagcagaaggaggagagggaagggggggagcagaaggaagagggggagcagaggcaggagagggaagtggaagaaccaagGGAAGATGAACCAagggaagatgaggaggagagagaggagggcaacAAG GgggaggccagcagcagcacgctGGTGAAGCCTGACGACGCCACGGCACCAG CTGATTCCGAGTCGGCCGGCGAGCCGGGGGTCCTGGACGAAGCCCCGgcggtcaccatgacaacagctgcccccctgccccctcccctcattACGGACACTATGGCGACAGCGTTGGTAATGGCAACGCCTGGGACAGGAAGTGGGACAGGAAGTGGGGTGGCGGAACTGCAACTGGTGCAGGCTGGTCCCCGCCCCCCCACATGGCCCGCTGGCCCCGCCCTCACGGCCCGGCTGCGGCGCTTGGTCGCCGCCTACCAGCGCTTCACGCTGCGCCgcgaacccctccccctccgccccgaCTACCTGATGCACGACGGCCTGGTCGGCATGACGATGGGAGGGGGtgggctccagcagcagcagcatcaccaacaacaacaacatcagcaacaacaacaacaacaacagcaccaaCAATTCCTCCATCAGCACACCCATCACTCCCACCATGGTGGGGCTGGGGGCCCGTTGGCGTGGCAACTTGGGGAGGAGCTGCGGCGGTGTTCCGTGGTCGCCACGGAGACGGACCCACTCTTTCTGGAGTGGCAGCGGAG GTGGACGCGGCGCGAACAGGCGGACTTCTACCGCACAGTGTCGTCGTTCGGCGTGGTGTACGACCCCGAGAGGAAGGCGTTTGATTGGTCAACGTTCCGGGCGCTGGCACGGCTGGAGAGGAAGACGGACCAGAGCCTGGAGAGATACTTCAGCTCCTTCGTCAACATGTGCAGGACCGCCTGCAGACTGCCGCCCAGGAAGGACGAAG GCCTGATGGATGCGGCAGTGTTTGTGGAGCCGCtgacagaggagagagcagcAAGGACACTGTACCGCATTGAACTGCTCCGCAAAATCAGAGAACAG GTCCTGCGCCACCCGCTGCTGTCCGCCCGCCTCCAGCTGTGCCGGCCGTCTCTCTACCTCCCCGTGTGGTGGGAGGGCGGGAAGCACGACCGGGACCTGCTGATCGGGGCGGCCCGCCACGGCCTCAGCCGCACCGACTACTTCATCCTCAACGACCCCCAGCTCACCTTCCTGGACGCCCACCGCAACTACGTCCAGAAGGAGAGCCAGGCGGCCGTCCTCGCGGGCTacggcccccaccaccacctccacgccgcggcccagcaccaccaccaccaccaccaccaccaccaccccgccgccgccgtctcctcctcctcctcctccacgtcctcctcctcggcccACCCGCAGCTGCCGCACCCCCACTGCTGCCTCTACGACTCGGGGCTGGGCTGCCACTCGCCCCAGCCCCCGGagtacccccacccccactccacGCCGCCGCCGGtgccctcccacccccaccaccaccacccccacccccacctccacccggcGAACCCCGACGGGGCCCAGGGCTCGGCCTCCCCCGGCCTGGCCATGGTGTCCGGACCCCGGGCGGACTTCCTGGACTGCCCCCCGCTGGACGACGGGCTGGAGCTGGGCTCGCTGTCGGCCGACGCCCTGCACGGGGGCAAGGCCTCCAAGGAAGCCCTCAACGGCTTCCCCTTCAACTCGGCCGCCGGGGGGCAGAGCATGCTCAACTCGTACGGGTTGGGGGGCCCGGGCCTGGGCTCCAAGCTGCGCAGTGACGTGCTGGTGGGCCAGCAGGGCTCCTCGGAGGAGACGGGCCTGATGGCTCCATCGGTGGAGCTGGACAGACTGCAG gcTCCCTGGGACGGGACGGACCACTCCAGCCCGGCCCACCACATGTTCAACGAGGCAGACCCCATCCTGGGCCCCCCTACACTGGAGCCGGGCTtcctggaggaggacgaggaggaggcgcAGGGGCCCGACCCAGGGGGTGAGGAAGGAGGGACTCTGGAGGAGTGCCTGGGCCTCccgcccccgtcctcctcccacccctcgGCCGAGGACGCCGGGGAGCCGCTGTCCTCCAGCTACATGCTCTTTAAG GATATCGGTGTGAGTGAAGAAGCCAGCGCTGACCACACCGACCTCTCAACCAGCCCCCCTCCACCCTACGTCCCGCctcccccgctctccctctctgacatCACCGCCCCTGATCCTCACGATAGGCTAGGCCACTCTGATGTCACAGAGCCCCTAGCCAATCATGACGAGGATGAAGGATCCCGGCAGACAGGGAGTGGAGTGTTTGAATTTGATgacaaggaggaggtggaggagatggataCGGACGACCTGGAGCGGAACTTGGACCCAACAGAGGACCAGGTGCTGGGACACGGAGAGTCCAGCACACACCAAG CTGACGACCATAGTCTAGGTCTTCTGGACGGACCCTCCCTGGTAGGGGGCCCTATCATCGCCATGACCCCAGAACCAGACATGGAAGCCGGGGAGGAAGACAGCATGGAGACCCCACCCCAACCATCTCCTGACCTCCTGGAGCCACCTTGTTCCGGGGAGGACCTGGAGAACATGGCCCAGGAGGAGCTCGGCTCCCTGGGGAGGCTGGAGCTGAAGACAGCGGGCGACccaatggaggaagaggagaagcagGGGGAGGACGTGTTGGATGGACTGGGGCTTGGTCACAGAATCGAACAGAACGGAATGGATGGATGTTCACAGGACATTCCGTCAGCGGACCTCCCACTCATGGAAGGAATGCCAGAAGGTTCTAGTGCAGAAAGGACTCCCATGACCCCAGAAGTTCCGGACGACGATAACCTGGGCCAAGCCATTTCTCTCCCACCCGACTCTGCGTTGTCGCCCTGCGATCATGACGCAGAAGTCGTCACCGGGCAACCGGAGCCACACAAAGGAGAGCTGCAACAAAACCTTTACGCTGCACAATCCATCATCCACTGGTCCACCTCTGATTCGTCCCCGACCGATCTGTCTATGTCTGCCTTCGAGAGGAACGAGAAAGCAGGGTTCCAGCAGTCTCAACATGGAGTTGTAGACCAGGACGACATGGCCAACGCCAGGAGGATCTGTGAGGACAAACCTGGTCAGCTGGGACTGGATGGGAAGTTCTCCGCGTGGCAGGAGGATAGCAAACCGCACCTGGTGGGCCGACCCATCAAGAAGGAGGAGACCAAAGGGGAGGCAATGGAGGAGGAGTTACCTTTGTATCCACACAATGCTCCAGACGTCAAGCCCCCGAACCTCCTCGGATACACCGTCAAGACGGAGGGTCTTGTGCCCAAAACAGAGCAGTTCGAGTTCTCGGTGAAACCCGAAGAGATGGAGTCCAAGTCTGAAGATCTGAGCTTCTCCACCAAAGCCGAGAACCATCTTCAGTTCTCCTCATACGGTTCTGGAATAAAGTCAGAGTCAAAGCCAGGGAGCGTGGACTTGGTTGGGTATCCAGACTGTAACGAACTGAAGCCCGAGACCAAATCAGAAGGTCTTGGCTTTGACGGCTACCCGCACAGCTCTGAGATCAAGCCTGAACCCAAGCCTGAAGGGGTTGGGTTCACAGCCTACCCGGACACAAAGGTGGAGACCAAGAGGGAGTTTCTGGAGGCTGACAGCACGGTGCAGACCCACAAGCTGGAGCAAGGGGAGGGGCTGGCTGAAGCCCCTGAGAGCCCACAGGTCAAAGTTcagatgaaggaggagaggcCAAAATCACCAG TGCCTGTGGTGGAGTCCTACCCGCCCAGCCCTCGCTTCGCCTCCTCCCTCGCCATGTGTGAGCTTCCAGACAGCCTCCATGACGCCCGCGAGCCCACCATCGCCCAGCTGCTGCAGGAGAAAGCCCTCTACTCCTTCTCCGAGTGGCCCAAG GATCGCGTCATCATCAACCGCCTGGACAGCATCTGTCACGCTGTGCTGAAGGGGAAGTGGCCTTCGTCCAGTCAACAGTACGACTCCCCGAGCTCTCTGGCCGCTAACCCCTGCCTGGCCAACAGCCTAGCCCAGCATCATCCACTCCGGGCTGGCTACCTCCCTACTACAGCCCCCTGCTCCATCTCTGCAGGCCCCACAGGGCCCCACCAGGCCCGACTCCAACAGCCCAGCCCTGGGTTAGCCTTCTCTATCCCTCCCCCGCTCACCAGACTACCCAAG TACAAGGCCCGTGGCGGGGCTTCTGGGCGTGGTCAGTGGCGGCTCACGTCCTTGCCTCTCTTACAGGAGAGGTTGGTGGCCCCGCCCTACCTCCCTGAGCTCAAACGGGCCGGGGGGCGGCGGCCCTACGACTATGAGGCCGCCATCTTGGCCTCTGCCAGCAAAACGtcggcctcctcttcctcatccttgtCCGGCGCCGTCGGCGGTGACAAACCCCCGTTGGTGGCTCCGCCCTCTCACCGCGCGGGCGGACCCATGTTGCTCAACGGCTGGCAGGAAGTGGCCATCGACCTGACCAAACCGTCGGGGGATATGGCCGGAGGCACCcgtaccagcagcagcagcagtatgggaggaggagggggtgccaTGACGACCATGACGACGACGACAATGGCCGGCTCTGGCCACAAGCTCCCCCCGCCCATCACGGCGCCGCTGGGGGGTCTGGACATGGCGGGCATCCTCCAGGCGGGCCTCATCCACCCCGTGACGGGACAGATCGTCAACGGCAACACGAGGGGGGACGACTCGCTGAGGAGGAGGCGTGGCAGGAGGAGGAACATGGAGGCGCTGTACTCGGAGTTCGCCAAGAGCAGAGGACTCCAGCTGCAGGAGGCCATG GGCAGGGTGGAGGCAGTCAGccactcctccgtctcctcctccacctcctcgccctctccctcgccgtcggaccgcccccccggccccccaaccccctcctcctcctgctccacccccacccccgcccccaccccgccccagACCGACACGTTGGCCGCTGATAGGCAGGCGGCCAGTAAGGGCCTTCTGGATTGGCTGAGGCAGAACCCGGGCTACAGCATGGACCTGCCAGCCTTCGCCCAC tcCGGGCTCCATGGCCTGGTGGAGCGGCCCAAGCAGCGCCGACATCGCTGTAAAGACCCCACCAAGCTGGACGTCAGCTCCCTCACCGGGGAGGAGAGGGTCCCTGTGGTGCACCGGGGGACCGGGCGCCGG CTAGGGGGCGCCATGGCCCCAGCCATCAAGGAGCTGTCCCAGTGGTTGGACGCTAACTCAGAGTACTACGTAGCGCCAGATTGGGCCGATGTCATCAAGACCTCC GGTTTCCTCCCGGAGGTGAAGTTCGGGCGGATCCTGACGGAGCCGATCCACAGGGACCCGGGGTCGCGCCGGCGGGGGCGTCGGCCTCGCAGCGAGATGCCCAAGCCCCTCCTCTCCGTGTCGGAGGCGTCgggcctggccccgcccctcttCCTGAACGGGGGTATGATGGGCAGCATGGACTCCATGGTGGCCATGCAGAACCTCCGCGCCGGCCTCCCGGGCATCCCCATCTCGGGCATCATGGCGGCCGGCTTCCCCCACGGCTTCGCCGCGGCCGTGTCGGCGGCGGGGGCAGGGGGCTCGTCGTCCGAGGACGGCAAGAACGGCCTGAGCATGCTGCCCATGATGCTCCACCACAGCATGTCCCACCCCCAGCACGCCATGTTCAGCGTGGGCGCGCTGATGTCGCCccaccccagctcctcctccgccggGACCGCCATGGTCACCACGACGACCACGGTGCAGTCGGCGTCGGGCGacctcagcccctccccctcccagaggTCGATGACCCCGGCGGAGCGGGACGGCTCGTCCCCCTCCTCGCgtttgggaggaggaggaggaggaggagaggggaaggaccgcaggagggaggagaagggagggtgtggaggaggcggagggggagcGGGCGGCGACGGGGGTCAAAGGTTATCGGGGGCGGACGCCGTAGccatcatcacctcctccagcgGCGGTCACCTGACCTCGAGTCACCTGAGCTCGGGTCACCTGACCTCGCAGGGTGGTCACCTGAGCCTGCAGGGCGGTCACCTGACCTCGGGTCACATGACCTCACAGGGTGGTCACCTGGGCTTCAACCCCTTCCTCATCCCCAGCATGTCCCACGGCCTCCTCTACCCCCACATGTTCCTCCCCCACGGCGGGGTCATGACCCTGCCCGccatgccccccaccccccccaacgGCCCCCCCGCTGGCAGCCCCaagcggaggaggaagagggtgagggaggaggagcggttcagggaggaggagagcgaggcaagaGGAGCCGAGGAGAGAGACGCTGCGGCGCAGGCGGAGGCTGAGGCTCTCCTTCATCCATCcagctcgtcctcctcgtctttagtcctcccctcctcctcctcctcctcctcgctatCTGACCCCCCAGCGGCCAACCAGAACCCTATCACCCGGGAACCTCAACCCCCGAACCCCCCTCCAACAGGGGGCTGCtctggggagcagagagaggaggccggcgagggaggagaggaggtggagagaggagtggagatgaggagaggagaggagttagaaggaggagaggaggtggcggGAGCGGTTGttaccagagaggaggaggaggagaaggaggtgtgtGAGCCCGACAGACGtatggaaggagaggagggctaG